One window from the genome of Streptomyces sp. NBC_01476 encodes:
- a CDS encoding ABC transporter substrate-binding protein, translating to MRLRRTLPAAVALTGLALTATACGGSGSSSGSGSSAPKGGQSLKGHSVTVAGVWTGEEQASFKKVLKGFTDATGASVTFTSTGDNVSTVIGSKIAGGDAPDVVMVPQVGVVQQFAANGWLQPLAADVTAAVTQNYAPVWKNYGTVKGTLYAVYFKSSDKSTIWYSPTAFANAGITPPSTYAQLMTDAKTMADSGIAAFSVAGQDGWPLTDWFENIYLSQAGPANYDKLAQHQIAWTDPTVVKALTTLGAFFKQDTLIAGGRKGALATDFPTSVEQVFGDSPKAGMTYEGDFVSGNIQALHKKVGTDAKFFPFPPVDGGQAPVVGGGDAAVVLNKGKDKAAGMALVKYLASPDAAAIWAKAGGYISPNKQVPLADYTDPTLRATAKSIVEAGNGVRFDMSDQAPAAFGGTAGTGEWKILQDFLRDPSNPQKTAQTLETAAAKAYKG from the coding sequence ATGAGACTGCGACGTACCCTTCCCGCGGCGGTCGCCCTGACCGGCCTGGCCCTGACCGCGACCGCCTGCGGCGGATCCGGTTCCTCCTCCGGCAGCGGCTCGTCCGCGCCCAAGGGCGGACAGAGCCTCAAGGGCCACTCGGTGACGGTGGCCGGTGTGTGGACCGGTGAGGAACAGGCCAGCTTCAAGAAGGTGCTCAAGGGCTTCACCGACGCCACCGGCGCCTCGGTGACCTTCACCTCGACAGGGGACAACGTCTCCACCGTCATCGGCAGCAAGATCGCCGGCGGTGACGCACCCGATGTGGTGATGGTCCCGCAGGTCGGCGTCGTGCAGCAGTTCGCCGCGAACGGCTGGCTGCAGCCGCTGGCGGCGGACGTGACCGCGGCCGTGACACAGAACTACGCCCCGGTGTGGAAGAACTACGGGACCGTCAAGGGCACGCTGTACGCGGTCTACTTCAAGTCCTCCGACAAGTCGACGATCTGGTACAGCCCCACGGCGTTCGCCAACGCGGGCATCACACCCCCGTCCACGTACGCGCAGCTGATGACCGACGCCAAGACGATGGCCGACTCCGGCATCGCCGCCTTTTCCGTCGCCGGGCAGGACGGCTGGCCGCTGACCGACTGGTTCGAGAACATCTACCTCTCGCAGGCCGGGCCGGCGAACTACGACAAGCTGGCGCAGCACCAGATCGCGTGGACCGACCCCACGGTGGTCAAGGCGCTCACCACCCTGGGCGCGTTCTTCAAGCAGGACACCCTCATCGCCGGCGGCCGCAAGGGCGCACTGGCCACCGACTTCCCGACCTCGGTCGAGCAGGTCTTCGGCGACTCGCCCAAGGCCGGCATGACCTACGAGGGTGACTTCGTCAGCGGCAACATCCAGGCCCTGCACAAGAAGGTCGGCACCGACGCGAAGTTCTTCCCGTTCCCGCCCGTCGACGGCGGCCAGGCCCCGGTGGTCGGCGGCGGCGACGCCGCGGTGGTCCTGAACAAGGGCAAGGACAAGGCCGCGGGGATGGCGCTGGTGAAGTACCTGGCGAGCCCCGACGCGGCCGCCATCTGGGCCAAGGCGGGCGGCTACATCTCCCCCAACAAGCAAGTCCCGCTCGCCGATTACACCGACCCGACGCTGCGGGCGACCGCCAAGTCCATCGTGGAGGCGGGCAACGGCGTGCGGTTCGACATGTCGGACCAGGCGCCCGCGGCCTTCGGCGGCACCGCGGGAACCGGCGAGTGGAAGATCCTCCAGGACTTCCTGCGCGACCCGTCGAACCCGCAGAAGACCGCGCAGACGCTGGAGACCGCCGCGGCCAAGGCGTACAAGGGCTGA
- a CDS encoding ABC transporter permease subunit — translation MTTLQPALPALPTGGSPGSAVRRRSRRAKITAAVFAAPALVLLGALVGYPIVYSVIRSLFDAKGHRFVGLDNYHELFTDHATLLALRNTMVWVLVVPALLTGIGLVLAVLTDRVRWKTAFRLVVFMPMAVSFLAAGITFRLVYDQDPNRGVLNAVTVSVHDAFSDAAGYPDARPRQGQGGTLAGDGHGGFTTVRAAAPGQTVTLGMVGILPAKLPKSSVAAVPAAATPGAVTGTVYLDFKPGGGGRPGQVDPGERGLPGIRVQLERDGHTVGHATSGPDGTFRFSGVPDGSYKVALPGSNFASAYGGISWLGPGLVTPAIMAAYLWVWTGFALVLIGAGLAALPREVLEAARMDGASEWQTFRRITVPLLAPVLSVVFVTLIINVMKVFDLVYIIAPGPVQQNANVLALQMWLVSFGGGNNQGLGSAIGVVLLLLVIPAMIINIRRFRRSGS, via the coding sequence GTGACCACCCTGCAACCCGCTCTGCCGGCCCTCCCCACCGGCGGCTCCCCGGGCTCCGCCGTACGCCGCCGCTCCCGCCGGGCGAAGATCACCGCCGCGGTGTTCGCGGCACCGGCCCTGGTGCTGCTCGGCGCCCTGGTGGGTTACCCGATCGTCTACTCGGTGATCCGGAGCCTCTTCGACGCCAAGGGCCACCGGTTCGTCGGCCTCGACAACTACCACGAGCTCTTCACCGACCACGCGACCCTCCTTGCCCTGCGCAACACCATGGTGTGGGTGCTGGTGGTGCCGGCGCTGCTCACCGGCATCGGCCTGGTGCTCGCGGTACTCACCGACCGGGTGCGCTGGAAGACCGCCTTCCGGCTGGTCGTCTTCATGCCGATGGCCGTGTCGTTCCTGGCCGCGGGCATCACCTTCCGGCTCGTATACGACCAGGACCCGAACCGCGGCGTGCTCAACGCCGTCACCGTCTCGGTGCACGACGCGTTCAGCGACGCGGCGGGCTATCCCGACGCCCGCCCCCGGCAAGGTCAGGGAGGCACACTCGCCGGCGACGGGCACGGCGGCTTCACCACCGTACGGGCCGCCGCCCCCGGACAGACCGTCACCCTCGGCATGGTCGGCATCCTCCCGGCGAAGCTGCCGAAGTCGTCGGTGGCGGCCGTCCCGGCGGCCGCCACCCCGGGCGCCGTCACCGGCACCGTCTACCTCGACTTCAAGCCGGGCGGCGGCGGGCGCCCCGGCCAGGTAGACCCCGGTGAGCGCGGCCTGCCGGGCATCCGCGTCCAGCTGGAGCGGGACGGGCACACCGTCGGCCACGCCACCAGCGGGCCCGACGGGACCTTCCGCTTCAGTGGAGTCCCCGACGGCTCCTACAAGGTGGCGCTGCCCGGGTCGAACTTCGCCTCCGCCTACGGCGGGATCTCCTGGCTCGGCCCGGGCCTGGTCACACCGGCCATCATGGCCGCCTACCTGTGGGTGTGGACGGGCTTCGCACTGGTCCTCATCGGCGCCGGCCTCGCGGCCCTGCCCCGTGAGGTGCTGGAGGCGGCGCGGATGGACGGGGCGAGCGAGTGGCAGACCTTCCGCCGCATCACCGTACCGCTGCTGGCCCCCGTGCTCAGCGTGGTGTTCGTGACGCTGATCATCAACGTGATGAAGGTCTTCGACCTCGTCTACATCATCGCGCCGGGCCCGGTGCAGCAGAACGCGAACGTGCTCGCCCTGCAGATGTGGCTCGTCTCCTTCGGCGGCGGCAACAACCAGGGGCTCGGCAGCGCCATCGGCGTGGTCCTGCTCCTCCTGGTGATCCCCGCGATGATCATCAACATCCGACGTTTCCGCAGGAGCGGCTCATGA
- a CDS encoding carbohydrate ABC transporter permease translates to MTLASSAGTAPAAAPAGEASPRAGSSHPAGHTAPVRRIGGLLRSGVVQAVLVVVGLVWLTPTVGLLVSSLRPGAQQDSSGWWKAFTRPSTLTFSNYTHLLDNGDITHAFWNTVLISVPATAAVVVIAALAGYAFAWLDFPGSQAVFLVVVGMLVVPVQIGLLPVARLFGAVGIFGSIYGVILFHVAYGLPFAVYLLRNYFAEIPREMMEAARMDGGTEWTIFTRLILPVSRPALASLTIFQFLWVWNDLLVSLIFADSKSQPLTVALQSQMRQFGANIDVLAPGAFLSLIVPLIVFFAFQRHFVEGVMAGSVK, encoded by the coding sequence ATGACTCTCGCCAGCAGTGCCGGAACGGCGCCGGCCGCCGCCCCGGCCGGTGAAGCCTCCCCCCGCGCCGGCTCCTCCCACCCGGCCGGGCACACCGCACCGGTCCGCAGGATCGGCGGTCTGCTGCGCAGCGGCGTCGTGCAGGCGGTGCTCGTGGTGGTCGGCCTGGTGTGGCTGACCCCCACCGTGGGCCTGCTGGTGTCCTCGCTGCGGCCCGGCGCGCAGCAGGACTCCTCGGGCTGGTGGAAGGCGTTCACCCGCCCGTCCACGCTCACCTTCTCCAACTACACGCATCTGCTGGACAACGGCGACATCACCCACGCCTTCTGGAACACGGTGCTGATCTCCGTCCCGGCCACCGCCGCGGTGGTGGTGATCGCGGCACTGGCCGGATACGCCTTCGCCTGGCTGGACTTCCCCGGCAGTCAAGCGGTCTTCCTGGTCGTCGTCGGCATGCTGGTGGTGCCGGTGCAGATCGGACTGCTGCCGGTGGCCCGGCTCTTCGGCGCCGTCGGGATCTTCGGTTCGATCTACGGTGTGATCCTCTTCCACGTCGCCTACGGGCTGCCGTTCGCCGTCTACCTGCTGCGGAACTACTTCGCGGAGATCCCCCGGGAGATGATGGAAGCCGCGCGGATGGACGGCGGCACCGAGTGGACCATCTTCACCCGGCTGATCCTTCCGGTGAGCCGCCCGGCACTGGCCAGCCTGACGATCTTCCAGTTCCTGTGGGTCTGGAACGACCTGCTGGTCTCGCTCATCTTCGCCGACAGCAAGTCCCAGCCGCTGACGGTCGCGCTCCAGTCGCAGATGCGGCAGTTCGGCGCGAACATCGACGTGCTCGCGCCCGGGGCGTTCCTCTCCCTGATCGTGCCGCTGATCGTCTTCTTCGCCTTCCAGCGGCACTTCGTCGAGGGGGTGATGGCCGGCTCGGTGAAATAG
- a CDS encoding VOC family protein, which produces MDGFPAPDEGLLVALFLTVRDVERSRRFYSEVLGGEVVLAENPCTVKLANSWIIMNPGGGPTPDKPDVTLAPPDDPRTTSAFMNLRVADIDACYAEWTAKGAEFLTPPIDREAEIRCYLRDPDGYLIEVGQATGMLRGVFARTGRASG; this is translated from the coding sequence ATGGACGGTTTTCCGGCTCCGGATGAGGGGCTGCTCGTCGCACTGTTCCTGACCGTACGTGACGTGGAGCGGTCACGGCGCTTCTACAGCGAGGTGCTCGGCGGGGAAGTGGTGCTGGCCGAGAACCCCTGCACCGTCAAGCTCGCCAACAGCTGGATCATCATGAACCCGGGCGGCGGCCCGACACCAGACAAACCCGACGTGACCCTGGCTCCGCCCGACGATCCACGTACCACCTCCGCCTTCATGAACCTGCGGGTCGCCGACATCGACGCCTGCTATGCGGAATGGACCGCGAAAGGAGCCGAGTTCCTCACCCCGCCGATCGACCGGGAGGCCGAAATCCGCTGCTACCTCCGCGATCCTGACGGCTATCTGATCGAGGTGGGCCAGGCCACCGGGATGCTGCGGGGGGTCTTCGCCCGCACCGGCCGGGCCTCCGGGTGA
- a CDS encoding SDR family oxidoreductase, producing the protein MTTRTWFITGVSSGFGRELTQQLLARGDRVAGTVRRKGSADDLRARYGDRFWLGHLDVTDLPRIREVVDAAFADLGRVDVVVSNAGYGLFGAAEELTDEQVQHQIATNLLGSIQTARAALPHLRAQGGGRLIQLSSVAGLAAHAGASLYHAGKWGIEGFMEALAQEVAPFGIEITLVEPGGASTAFAGGSLRLGEPLPAYDGTPAAFVRQFKEAPVPLRGDPAKIAARIIDSAAQQPAPLRLVLGSDSYQAVTTALRDRLAQVEPQQATAAGTDADSSEPPPPDHGPSVTTA; encoded by the coding sequence ATGACAACGCGCACATGGTTCATCACCGGAGTCAGCAGCGGCTTCGGGCGGGAACTGACCCAGCAGCTTCTCGCACGCGGCGACCGGGTCGCCGGCACGGTCCGGCGGAAGGGCTCGGCCGATGACCTCCGGGCCCGGTACGGCGACCGCTTCTGGCTCGGCCACCTCGATGTCACCGACCTGCCAAGGATCCGCGAGGTCGTGGACGCCGCCTTCGCCGACCTCGGCCGCGTGGACGTGGTGGTCAGCAACGCCGGCTACGGCCTCTTCGGCGCGGCCGAGGAACTCACCGACGAGCAGGTCCAGCACCAGATCGCCACCAACCTGCTCGGTTCGATCCAGACGGCCCGGGCGGCGCTGCCCCACCTGCGCGCCCAGGGCGGCGGGCGTCTGATCCAGCTCTCCTCCGTCGCCGGTCTCGCGGCACACGCGGGCGCCTCGCTCTACCACGCCGGCAAGTGGGGCATCGAGGGCTTCATGGAGGCGCTGGCCCAGGAGGTCGCCCCGTTCGGCATCGAGATCACGCTGGTCGAGCCGGGCGGCGCGTCCACCGCGTTCGCCGGCGGCAGCCTGCGGCTCGGGGAGCCGCTGCCCGCTTACGACGGGACGCCGGCCGCGTTCGTCCGCCAGTTCAAGGAAGCCCCCGTCCCGCTCCGCGGTGACCCGGCGAAGATCGCAGCCCGCATCATCGACAGTGCGGCGCAGCAGCCCGCTCCGCTGCGGCTGGTACTGGGCAGCGACTCGTACCAGGCGGTCACCACAGCCCTGCGCGACCGCCTCGCCCAGGTGGAACCCCAACAGGCCACCGCCGCCGGGACCGACGCCGACTCCTCGGAGCCACCGCCACCTGATCACGGACCGTCGGTCACGACGGCGTGA
- a CDS encoding helix-turn-helix domain-containing protein, which translates to MDNDLGDFLRARRELVTPAEVGLPPGNGLRRVPGLRREEVAMLAGISAEYYVRLEQGRDRSPSAQVIDAIAGVLQLDAEGTAYLMALAGPRTQRRPARREERVPAGLGLLLATVNVPAIVFNKYSDVLAANPLARMLSPGMMPGVNRLRALFTDPAAQGHHPDWERYTAIAVAHLRAQIGTRTEDERLHALIGELSLKSDRFRRLWARHDVRTARAGNFLIHHPRVGDLELLIEKFSVVGADGLEALFLHAAPDSPSAKALATLASLAPAD; encoded by the coding sequence ATGGACAACGACCTCGGGGATTTCCTGCGCGCGCGGCGAGAGCTGGTCACGCCCGCGGAAGTGGGCCTGCCGCCAGGGAACGGCCTGCGCCGGGTGCCCGGCCTGCGCCGCGAGGAGGTCGCCATGCTCGCCGGGATCAGCGCCGAGTACTACGTACGCCTCGAACAGGGCCGCGACCGCAGCCCCTCGGCCCAGGTGATCGACGCGATCGCCGGGGTGCTCCAGCTGGACGCGGAGGGCACCGCGTACCTGATGGCGCTGGCCGGCCCGAGAACGCAGCGTCGCCCCGCCCGGCGCGAAGAGCGCGTGCCTGCGGGTCTCGGCCTGCTGCTCGCCACAGTCAACGTGCCCGCCATCGTCTTCAACAAGTACAGCGACGTGCTGGCCGCCAATCCGCTGGCCCGGATGCTCTCGCCGGGCATGATGCCGGGCGTGAACCGGCTCAGGGCGCTGTTCACCGACCCGGCGGCCCAGGGCCACCATCCCGACTGGGAGCGGTACACGGCCATCGCGGTGGCCCACCTGCGCGCCCAGATCGGCACCCGGACCGAGGACGAGCGCCTGCACGCGCTGATCGGTGAGCTGTCACTCAAGAGCGACAGATTCCGCCGGCTGTGGGCCCGTCACGACGTACGCACGGCCCGCGCCGGCAACTTCCTGATCCACCATCCGCGGGTCGGCGACCTGGAGTTGCTGATCGAGAAGTTCTCCGTCGTCGGCGCCGACGGCCTGGAAGCCCTCTTCCTCCACGCCGCACCCGATTCCCCCTCCGCCAAGGCCCTGGCGACACTGGCGTCGCTGGCCCCAGCCGACTAG
- a CDS encoding SDR family NAD(P)-dependent oxidoreductase, producing the protein MRTSPPRVAVVTGAGRGLGLAIARQLAQGGDVHVFLTARRHAAAEKAAAELVGTGLPVTGAELDVTDPASVFRLFADVEQTHGRLDILVNNAGIAIDRGAVPSQPDIEVFQATLDTNLLGAVRCSSRAVPLMRRGGYGRITNVSSHMGSLALTEAANSPAYRISKAALNQFTRVLAAETANDGILVNAASPGTVGTRMSYGRAEYTPEQAASRLVRLSRLPVDGPTGRFFDGDTELPW; encoded by the coding sequence GTGCGCACCTCACCCCCTCGCGTCGCCGTCGTCACCGGAGCCGGCCGGGGCCTCGGACTCGCCATCGCCCGGCAACTCGCCCAAGGCGGTGACGTCCACGTCTTCCTCACCGCCCGCCGCCACGCCGCCGCGGAGAAGGCAGCCGCGGAACTGGTCGGTACCGGCCTGCCAGTGACGGGTGCTGAGCTGGACGTCACGGACCCGGCGAGCGTCTTCCGGCTCTTCGCCGACGTCGAACAGACGCACGGACGGCTCGACATCCTCGTCAACAACGCCGGTATCGCGATCGACAGGGGCGCCGTGCCTTCCCAGCCCGACATCGAAGTGTTCCAGGCCACGCTCGACACCAATCTGCTGGGCGCCGTGCGCTGTTCCTCGCGGGCGGTGCCGCTGATGCGCCGGGGCGGCTACGGCCGGATCACCAATGTGAGCAGCCATATGGGGAGCCTCGCTCTGACCGAGGCGGCCAACAGCCCCGCGTACCGGATCTCCAAGGCTGCCCTCAACCAGTTCACACGGGTCCTCGCCGCCGAGACAGCCAACGACGGCATCCTCGTCAACGCCGCTTCGCCGGGGACAGTCGGAACCCGCATGAGCTACGGCCGGGCCGAGTACACGCCCGAGCAAGCCGCGAGCCGCCTGGTAAGGCTCAGCAGGCTCCCCGTCGATGGCCCCACCGGTCGATTCTTCGACGGAGACACCGAACTGCCCTGGTGA
- a CDS encoding flavoprotein, whose translation MADSQDVAGTVRARPDASRRLPRITLDRGRVLLVASGAIGVTALPEWAMLLRVQYGWSVRVCLTYSADRLVSREALAAVTQAPVAGPGWGTEQGVVPHQELAEWPDLVVVAPATTNFVAKAAAGMSDSLALTTVLCTAAPVLIAPSIPENALARPAVRRNLQCLADDGYHVVPMGPGLSVHLGAASAAAMPGLPVILRVAARVLAEGRAARDGRAPLNDHAPLNERAPLNDPAPEETGTVAQGHAPDQNRGQRQDRTAERVEAAGHG comes from the coding sequence GTGGCGGACTCCCAGGACGTGGCCGGAACGGTCCGGGCGCGCCCGGACGCCTCGCGCCGGCTGCCGCGGATCACCCTCGACCGGGGCCGGGTGCTCCTCGTCGCCTCCGGCGCGATCGGCGTCACCGCGCTGCCCGAGTGGGCGATGCTGCTGCGTGTCCAGTACGGCTGGTCGGTGCGCGTGTGCCTGACGTACTCCGCGGACCGGCTCGTCTCCCGGGAGGCGCTCGCCGCGGTGACCCAGGCGCCGGTCGCCGGCCCCGGCTGGGGGACGGAGCAGGGCGTCGTGCCGCACCAGGAGCTGGCGGAGTGGCCCGATCTGGTCGTCGTCGCCCCGGCCACGACGAACTTCGTCGCGAAGGCCGCGGCCGGCATGTCCGACAGCCTGGCCCTGACCACGGTGCTCTGCACGGCGGCCCCGGTACTGATCGCCCCGAGCATCCCGGAGAACGCGCTCGCCCGCCCCGCCGTCCGGCGCAACCTCCAGTGCCTGGCCGACGACGGGTATCACGTCGTGCCCATGGGACCCGGGCTGTCCGTCCACCTCGGCGCCGCCAGCGCCGCGGCCATGCCCGGACTGCCCGTCATCCTGCGGGTCGCGGCACGCGTACTCGCAGAGGGCCGGGCCGCGCGGGACGGCCGCGCACCGCTGAACGACCACGCACCACTGAACGAGCGCGCACCGCTGAACGACCCTGCGCCGGAGGAGACCGGCACGGTGGCACAGGGACACGCGCCGGACCAGAACCGCGGGCAGCGCCAGGACCGTACTGCGGAACGGGTGGAGGCGGCCGGCCATGGCTGA
- a CDS encoding ABC transporter ATP-binding protein, which translates to MADVRAAPNPAPSPEPEPAPGPAPAPAPTPPPPSAGSLLRGAARTTRGRLILLATLLLVSTATGLAAPALLATAVDAVLRGSGAAGPAVAWAAVVTLGAVCESVMAPLGTACAAYGARWLRMRTVGHLVGLGTRPPLPAGEAVTRVVQAASQAGALPAAFAQWAVTVAGSLAALCWLWILDWPSGLAFTLATPATVLVARRFVGQVTEAHADYLAAQGAVATRLLTALAGARTIRASDTLNAETARVLAPLPEVSAAGWRMWRLQRGTIWQFGLLMSLTEALVLGVAGFGVSDGRLTAGQLVAVAGYLQLSFQAVEQIDGILGLAQSRAAAARTAAALAYPPLRYGAGGAPRGPGAVSLRRVTVRRDDAVLLDGVDLDLPAGASIALVGRTAAGKSLLAGLPGRLIDPDEGEVLLDGVPVRRFSSAELRRAVTYAFEQPVLVGGTLHDVIAYGRPGLPRAEVERAARAARADGFVRRLPDGYDTALAATPLSGGERQRLGLARTLARQAGVYVLDDATSGLDTVTEAEVGAAVTTTLAGRTRLVVAHRVTTAARCDVVLWLEAGRVRALAPHSALWPDPAYRAVFAAVEGAAS; encoded by the coding sequence ATGGCTGATGTCCGCGCAGCACCCAACCCAGCTCCCAGCCCGGAACCCGAGCCCGCCCCCGGACCGGCACCCGCCCCCGCACCCACTCCCCCGCCCCCCTCCGCCGGCTCCCTGCTGCGCGGCGCCGCCCGCACCACCCGCGGCCGGCTCATCCTCCTCGCCACCCTGCTGCTCGTGAGCACCGCGACCGGGCTCGCCGCACCCGCGCTGCTCGCGACCGCTGTCGACGCGGTGCTGCGCGGCTCGGGCGCCGCCGGCCCGGCGGTCGCCTGGGCGGCGGTCGTGACGCTGGGCGCCGTCTGCGAATCCGTCATGGCGCCGCTGGGCACCGCCTGCGCGGCGTACGGCGCGCGCTGGCTGCGGATGCGGACCGTGGGGCACCTCGTGGGTCTGGGGACCAGGCCGCCGCTCCCGGCCGGGGAGGCGGTCACCCGGGTCGTACAGGCCGCCTCCCAGGCAGGCGCGCTGCCCGCCGCCTTCGCCCAGTGGGCGGTGACGGTGGCGGGGTCGCTCGCCGCACTGTGCTGGCTGTGGATCCTCGACTGGCCGTCCGGGCTCGCCTTCACCCTCGCGACGCCGGCCACCGTGCTGGTCGCCCGGCGGTTCGTCGGCCAGGTCACCGAGGCGCACGCCGACTACCTGGCGGCCCAGGGCGCCGTCGCGACCCGCCTGCTCACCGCTCTCGCCGGTGCCCGGACCATCCGCGCCTCGGACACGCTGAACGCCGAGACCGCACGCGTGCTGGCGCCGCTGCCCGAGGTGTCGGCCGCCGGGTGGCGGATGTGGCGGCTGCAGCGCGGCACGATCTGGCAGTTCGGCCTGCTGATGTCGCTGACCGAGGCGCTGGTGCTCGGGGTCGCGGGCTTCGGCGTGAGTGACGGCCGGCTGACCGCGGGCCAACTGGTCGCCGTCGCTGGGTACTTGCAGCTCTCCTTCCAGGCGGTGGAGCAGATCGACGGGATTCTCGGGCTCGCGCAGTCCCGCGCGGCGGCGGCCAGGACCGCCGCGGCGCTCGCGTATCCGCCGCTGCGGTACGGCGCGGGCGGCGCTCCCCGCGGTCCCGGTGCGGTGAGCCTGCGCCGGGTGACGGTGCGCCGCGACGACGCGGTGCTGCTCGACGGCGTCGACCTCGACCTGCCGGCCGGTGCCTCGATCGCGCTGGTCGGCCGCACGGCCGCGGGCAAGAGCCTGCTCGCCGGGCTGCCCGGCCGGCTCATTGACCCGGACGAGGGCGAGGTGCTGCTCGACGGCGTGCCCGTCCGCCGGTTCTCCTCCGCCGAGTTGCGGCGTGCGGTCACGTACGCCTTCGAGCAGCCGGTGCTGGTGGGTGGCACGCTGCACGACGTCATCGCGTACGGTCGGCCGGGGCTGCCGCGCGCGGAGGTGGAGCGTGCCGCCAGGGCCGCCCGCGCCGACGGGTTCGTGCGGCGGCTGCCCGACGGTTACGACACCGCGCTCGCGGCCACGCCCCTGTCCGGCGGCGAGCGCCAACGCCTCGGTCTGGCCCGCACGCTGGCCCGGCAGGCCGGCGTCTATGTGCTCGACGACGCGACCTCCGGGCTGGACACGGTCACCGAGGCCGAGGTCGGCGCTGCCGTCACCACCACCCTGGCGGGGCGGACCCGTCTGGTGGTCGCGCACCGCGTCACCACCGCCGCCCGCTGCGACGTGGTCCTGTGGCTGGAGGCCGGCCGGGTCCGCGCGCTGGCCCCGCATTCCGCGCTCTGGCCCGACCCGGCGTACCGGGCGGTCTTCGCCGCCGTCGAAGGAGCCGCGTCATGA